The genomic segment TGGTTTTACAGTTATGCCGAGCCTTCGGTTCAAGGCCAAAGGTCTCGCGTTCGGCACCCTTCGTATACACCAGCCATTTGAAAGCCAAATTACGCCCCGGCGGAATGTGCCCAAGACTGGGCAGAACCTTGCCAGATTGAGCTGGAACGACGATTTCCACAGAAAACCTAGGCGAATTCACGCCACTGATGGACAATTATCGGCAAAACCTTGCTAAAACTGGTTAACATTACCGGGCAGCAAGGTGGGTTGAGGTCCCAAAAGCAACACTTTCGCGCCTGCCAGGACCCGCTCAGATTTTTCGGCGACTGCGAGAATCATATTTTCCGGCGCCTGGGGGATAGCCGCCAACGGGAATCATGGGATGGTAGTATGACAAAAATTAGGATTCTTGCGCTGACAAAATCGACCGGCGGCATCTCGTTTTACAACAAGATGCTGTTGGCGGCACTCGATCCCGCGAAATTCGAGTCCCATACCATATGCCTGTCGGACAACGCCGAAGCCTACGCGGCCAATTTGCAAGCGGCGGGCCAAAGCGCAGAAGTGTTTGCCATGGCGCGCTACCGGATCAGCCCTGCCAGCGACTTGGCGGTGCTGCGCCATGTGCTTGCGGTCGCCCGGGACCGGCGCAGCAGCCTGCTGCTGGGCCACGGCAGCAAGGCCGGGTTCATTGCCCGGGCGGCGGGGCGGATCGCGGGAATCCCGGCCATATACAGACAGGCCTCAATGCCATTCCTGAGACGGTTTCAGGGAGGTAAAGCGCCGATCTACTGGGCGCTGGAACACGGGGCAGGCCGTCTCGGTGGTAAAACCGTGGCCATAACCGAACATGCCCGCCGCGAGACGCTGGCCAAACGGGTGGCCACGGCAGATGCAATCCAGGTGATCCGGACCGGCATCGACACCGGCCAATTTCAACCTCAAGGAATTCGTGACACGGTCGCCGCCGAACTGGGTCTGGATCCTGCCCGCCCGATCGTCGGCTGGCTCGGCAGGCTGGAGCCACAAAAGGCGCCGCTCGACTATGTGGCGGCGCTGCGCAAGGTTGCGCCGTCCCACCCGGGTGTTCAATTTGTCATCGCCGGCGAAGGCAGCCTGCGTGCAGAGGTCGAGCGGCAGCTGAACGACACGCCGTTGGACAATGTCCGGCTGCTGCCTTGGCAGGATGACCCCGGGCGGGCCTATCAGGCCATGGATATCTTCGCGATGAGTTCGCTCTGGGAGGGCCTGCCGCTGACCCTGCTGGAGGCGATGGCCAGTGGCTGCGCGCCCATATCGACAACGGTGGACGGCTGCGCTGAGGCAATCGAGAATGGCGTCAGCGGCCTGCTTATTCCCCCCGCATCACCGGCTGCGATGGCTGCGGCTCTGGATGACCTGCTGTCGTCCCCGGACCGTCGGCGCGCCTTTGCCAGCGCCGCGCGCCAAAGGGTGCAGCAGCTGTTTGACCGGCGGCGGATGGTCGGCGAGTGGGAAACACTGCTGTCAGAGCAGGCGGCGGCGGGCACGGGGAGGGGTCCTAAACCAGCCCCCCCTGCGACATCGAGCCGACATATTGAGGTTCGGACAGCGCAACGTCGAACCGGCCTGCGGATCTGCATGGTGATATCGTCTTATCATCCGGTTGTTGGCGGCGCTGAAAAGCAGGTCGCGCAGCTTGCCCGCATCATGATTTCCAAAGGCCATTTGGTGCGCGTCATCACCCGCCGCTATCCCGGTCTGTCTGCGATGGAGGTAATAGACGGCGTCGAGGTACAGCGGGTGCGCACGGGCGGCGCCAAAGCCCAAGCGGCGGCAAGCTTCATAACAGGGGCGGCACGGGCCATTCGCCAATACGCGCCCGATGTGGTGCATTGCCACTCGGCCTTCAGCCCGACCCTCGCCGGACTGCTCGCCCGCAGCTTTGGCAAGCTTCCACTGATCGTCAAGCCAATGTGCAGCGGCGAAATCACCTCAGTCCTCGAAAAACGCGGCGGCAGCCTGCGCCGGGCAGCCCTGAAGCGCCGGGTAGACTATTTCATTGCCGTCAGCCGTGAGATCGAGGACGAGTTGCAGCAGTTCGGCTTTGCCAAGCGCCAGATCCTTCGGATACCAAACGGTGTCGATACCGCAACCTTCCGTCCCTGCGGTGATCCGGCTGAGAAATCTGAACTGAGGCATAACCTCGGGCTGCCTGACGGCACCTTATTCCTGTTTGCCGGCCGTATTGCCCGGCAAAAGCGGCTGCCGCTGCTGCTTGAGGCCTGGCCGGAGGTAAGGTCGCGCTGTCCAGACGCCAAACTGCTGATTGCCGGCGCCAATCGAATGACATCCTCAGGCTTCAATGCAAATGTCGGCGATGCCGAGCAGGTACCGCCACATCTGTTGACGCAAGAGGGCGTGTTTGCCCTTGGCCATGTGGACGACATGCCGGCCTATCTGCGCGCCTCGGACATTTTTGTTCTGCCATCCGCAAGGGAGGGATTGTCCAACGCGCTGCTGGAGGCCTGTGCCTGCGGATTGGCGGTCATTGCCTCACAGATCGGCGGCACCCAGGATTTGATCGAGAACGGCAAAAACGGCCGCTTGTTCGCACCCGATAATCTTGCCGAATTGACCGAGGCCATGATCAAGCTGGCCGGCGATGCCGAGCAGCGTCAGATCCTTGGCGCCGCTGCGGCCGAAACCATATGCCAGCAGTTTGACATCCGGCAAACGGCGGATCGCCTGCTGATGGCCTACGCCAGCCTGTGTGAAGCTGAGACCGCCGCGCCAGCGGCTACCGCCCGCAACGCGCCAGATCCCGACAGGAGACAAGGGTCAT from the Parasedimentitalea psychrophila genome contains:
- a CDS encoding glycosyltransferase, encoding MTKIRILALTKSTGGISFYNKMLLAALDPAKFESHTICLSDNAEAYAANLQAAGQSAEVFAMARYRISPASDLAVLRHVLAVARDRRSSLLLGHGSKAGFIARAAGRIAGIPAIYRQASMPFLRRFQGGKAPIYWALEHGAGRLGGKTVAITEHARRETLAKRVATADAIQVIRTGIDTGQFQPQGIRDTVAAELGLDPARPIVGWLGRLEPQKAPLDYVAALRKVAPSHPGVQFVIAGEGSLRAEVERQLNDTPLDNVRLLPWQDDPGRAYQAMDIFAMSSLWEGLPLTLLEAMASGCAPISTTVDGCAEAIENGVSGLLIPPASPAAMAAALDDLLSSPDRRRAFASAARQRVQQLFDRRRMVGEWETLLSEQAAAGTGRGPKPAPPATSSRHIEVRTAQRRTGLRICMVISSYHPVVGGAEKQVAQLARIMISKGHLVRVITRRYPGLSAMEVIDGVEVQRVRTGGAKAQAAASFITGAARAIRQYAPDVVHCHSAFSPTLAGLLARSFGKLPLIVKPMCSGEITSVLEKRGGSLRRAALKRRVDYFIAVSREIEDELQQFGFAKRQILRIPNGVDTATFRPCGDPAEKSELRHNLGLPDGTLFLFAGRIARQKRLPLLLEAWPEVRSRCPDAKLLIAGANRMTSSGFNANVGDAEQVPPHLLTQEGVFALGHVDDMPAYLRASDIFVLPSAREGLSNALLEACACGLAVIASQIGGTQDLIENGKNGRLFAPDNLAELTEAMIKLAGDAEQRQILGAAAAETICQQFDIRQTADRLLMAYASLCEAETAAPAATARNAPDPDRRQGS